Proteins encoded by one window of Sediminicoccus rosea:
- the glgB gene encoding 1,4-alpha-glucan branching protein GlgB yields the protein MQASEGDVTALMEGRHADPFAVLGPHAAPGGLMLRVLRPGAASVEASFTGVTQRLEPRDPAGFFEGFIPGVRLGEAYRLRVTEGATTSEVLDPYAFGPGLGPLDDHLLIEGTHHRLYERLGAHLVTQEGVAGVRFAVWAPHARRVSVVGEFNRWDGRWHPMRRRVDSGLWEIFLPGITEGTAYKYELLGPDGALLPLKADPFGFAAELRPANASVVARIDDFTWTDDAWMEARAKRDPATRPMAIYEVHAPSWKRHPDGRFWNWDELAADLIPYVADLGFTHIELMPVMEHPFDGSWGYQPIGMHAVTARLGHPSGLARFINAAHRAGIGVILDWVPAHFPDDAHGLARFDGTCLYEHPDPRRGWHPDWQTAIYDYGRKEVQAFLASNALFWLERYHADGLRVDAVSSMIHLDYSRGPGEWAPNEDGGNDNRDAVGFLQRTNAMLAEQAPGALIIAEEATNWTGVSAPVAKGGLGFAFKWNMGWMNDTLRYVAKDPLFRRHHHQLMNFGLIYAFKERFILPLSHDEVVHGKGTIGGRMPGDTWQKLAGLRAYFGFMWGHPGKKLLFMGQEFAPWAEWSEARELDWWLLQYAPHQGVQAFIRELNRLHRTLPALHAADAEPGGFCWIDANDADHSLFTWLRFDGKGGPPVAVLCNFTPIPREGVLIGLPQAGIWREVLNSDAAEFGGSGQGNLGQVEALPSPAFGQPASARVFLPPLCTIHLAPEAWEMPKPVRVATTSGKPHV from the coding sequence ATGCAGGCCAGCGAAGGCGATGTGACGGCACTGATGGAAGGCCGGCACGCCGATCCCTTCGCGGTGCTGGGGCCCCATGCGGCGCCGGGCGGCCTCATGCTTCGGGTGCTGCGGCCGGGTGCGGCCAGCGTGGAGGCGAGCTTCACCGGCGTCACGCAGCGCCTGGAACCCCGCGACCCCGCGGGTTTCTTCGAGGGCTTCATCCCCGGCGTCCGGCTGGGCGAAGCCTATCGCCTGCGCGTGACCGAGGGCGCGACGACGAGCGAAGTGCTGGACCCCTATGCCTTCGGCCCCGGTCTTGGCCCGCTCGATGACCACCTGCTGATCGAGGGGACGCATCACCGCCTCTATGAACGGCTGGGGGCGCATCTCGTCACGCAGGAGGGGGTCGCCGGCGTGCGCTTCGCCGTCTGGGCGCCGCATGCGCGCCGCGTCTCGGTGGTGGGCGAGTTCAATCGCTGGGACGGACGCTGGCACCCGATGCGCCGGCGCGTGGATTCCGGTCTCTGGGAGATCTTCCTGCCCGGCATCACCGAGGGCACGGCCTACAAGTATGAGCTGCTCGGTCCCGATGGCGCGCTGCTGCCGCTGAAGGCCGACCCCTTCGGCTTCGCCGCCGAGCTCCGCCCCGCCAATGCCAGCGTCGTCGCGCGCATCGACGACTTCACCTGGACGGATGACGCATGGATGGAAGCGCGCGCGAAGCGCGACCCCGCCACCCGGCCCATGGCGATCTATGAGGTCCACGCCCCCTCCTGGAAGCGCCACCCGGATGGCCGCTTCTGGAACTGGGACGAGCTGGCGGCCGACCTCATCCCCTATGTCGCGGATCTCGGCTTCACCCATATCGAGCTGATGCCGGTGATGGAGCATCCCTTCGACGGCTCCTGGGGCTACCAGCCCATCGGCATGCATGCCGTCACCGCGCGGCTTGGCCACCCATCCGGCCTGGCGCGCTTCATCAACGCGGCGCACCGGGCAGGCATCGGCGTCATCCTCGACTGGGTGCCGGCGCATTTCCCGGATGACGCGCATGGCCTGGCCCGCTTCGACGGCACCTGCCTCTACGAGCACCCGGACCCCCGGCGCGGCTGGCACCCCGACTGGCAGACGGCGATCTACGATTATGGCCGCAAGGAGGTGCAGGCCTTCCTCGCCTCCAACGCGCTCTTCTGGCTGGAGCGCTACCACGCCGACGGGCTGCGCGTGGATGCCGTCTCCTCCATGATCCATCTCGACTATTCGCGCGGGCCCGGCGAATGGGCACCGAACGAGGATGGCGGGAATGACAATCGCGACGCGGTGGGCTTCCTCCAGCGCACCAACGCCATGCTGGCCGAGCAGGCGCCCGGCGCCCTGATCATCGCCGAGGAGGCGACGAACTGGACCGGCGTCTCCGCCCCCGTGGCGAAGGGCGGGCTGGGCTTCGCCTTCAAGTGGAACATGGGCTGGATGAACGACACGCTGCGCTATGTGGCGAAGGATCCGCTCTTCCGCCGGCACCACCACCAGCTCATGAATTTCGGCCTGATCTACGCCTTCAAGGAACGCTTCATCCTGCCCCTCAGCCATGACGAGGTGGTGCATGGCAAGGGCACGATCGGTGGGCGCATGCCGGGCGACACCTGGCAGAAGCTCGCTGGCCTGCGCGCCTATTTCGGTTTCATGTGGGGGCATCCGGGCAAGAAGCTGCTCTTCATGGGCCAGGAATTCGCCCCCTGGGCCGAATGGTCCGAGGCGCGGGAGCTCGACTGGTGGCTGCTGCAATATGCCCCGCACCAGGGCGTTCAGGCCTTCATCCGCGAACTCAACCGCCTGCACCGCACCCTGCCCGCGCTGCACGCGGCCGATGCGGAGCCTGGGGGCTTCTGCTGGATCGATGCGAATGACGCGGACCACTCGCTCTTCACCTGGCTGCGCTTCGACGGCAAGGGCGGCCCGCCCGTCGCGGTGCTGTGCAACTTCACACCCATCCCGCGCGAGGGCGTGCTGATCGGCCTGCCCCAGGCCGGCATCTGGCGTGAGGTGCTGAACAGCGACGCGGCCGAATTCGGCGGCTCGGGCCAGGGCAATCTCGGCCAGGTGGAGGCCCTGCCCTCGCCCGCCTTCGGACAGCCCGCCTCGGCGCGCGTCTTCCTGCCGCCGCTCTGCACAATCCATCTGGCGCCCGAGGCCTGGGAAATGCCAAAACCTGTCAGAGTCGCAACGACGTCCGGGAAGCCTCATGTCTGA
- the glgC gene encoding glucose-1-phosphate adenylyltransferase: MSDRVQNAAPSSAPLARTAMAFVLAGGRGSRLMELTDRRAKPAVFFGGKSRIVDFALSNAINSGIRRVAVATQYKAHSLIRHLQRGWNFLRHERNESFDILPASQRVSENNWYLGTADAVYQNIDIIEDLAPRHIVLLAGDHIYKMDYERMLQQHVEQGADVTVSCMAVPREEAKGFGVMAVDSNAWITDFVEKPADPPGIPDRPELSLASMGIYVFDTRFLIEQLKRDAADPNSSHDFGKDIIPYIVKHGRAAAHRFERSCVRSSQEFTPYWRDVGTVDAYWEANIDLTDIVPPLDLFDQEWPIWTYGEVVPPAKFVHDIEGRRGEAISSLVSGGCIISGASARRSLLFTGVHLHSYARLEGAVLLPRVDVGQGARLSNVVVDRNVRIPPGLVVGEDPIEDARRFRRTEKGVCLITQAMLDRLA, translated from the coding sequence ATGTCTGATCGCGTGCAGAACGCCGCCCCCAGCAGCGCCCCCTTGGCCCGCACCGCCATGGCCTTCGTGCTCGCCGGCGGCCGCGGCTCGCGGCTGATGGAGCTGACCGACCGGCGCGCCAAGCCCGCCGTCTTCTTCGGCGGCAAGTCGCGCATCGTGGATTTCGCGCTCTCCAACGCCATCAACTCGGGCATCCGCCGCGTCGCCGTCGCCACGCAATACAAGGCGCACAGCCTGATCCGCCATCTGCAGCGCGGCTGGAACTTCCTCCGCCACGAACGCAACGAGAGCTTCGACATCCTGCCCGCCTCGCAGCGCGTGTCGGAGAACAACTGGTATCTCGGCACCGCGGACGCAGTGTACCAGAACATCGACATCATCGAGGACCTGGCGCCGCGCCACATCGTGCTGCTGGCGGGCGACCACATCTACAAGATGGATTACGAGCGCATGCTGCAGCAGCATGTGGAACAGGGCGCCGATGTCACCGTCTCCTGCATGGCGGTCCCGCGCGAGGAGGCCAAGGGCTTCGGCGTGATGGCGGTGGACAGCAACGCCTGGATCACCGATTTCGTCGAAAAGCCCGCCGACCCGCCCGGCATCCCCGACCGGCCCGAGCTCTCGCTCGCCTCCATGGGCATCTACGTCTTCGACACGCGCTTCCTGATCGAGCAGCTGAAGCGCGACGCGGCGGACCCGAATTCCAGCCACGACTTCGGCAAGGACATCATCCCCTACATCGTGAAGCATGGCCGCGCCGCGGCGCATCGCTTCGAGCGTTCCTGCGTGCGCTCCTCCCAGGAATTCACGCCCTATTGGCGCGATGTCGGCACGGTTGATGCCTATTGGGAGGCCAATATCGACCTGACGGACATCGTCCCGCCGCTCGATCTCTTCGACCAGGAATGGCCCATCTGGACCTATGGCGAGGTCGTGCCGCCAGCCAAGTTCGTGCATGACATCGAAGGCCGCCGGGGCGAGGCGATCTCCTCCCTCGTCTCGGGCGGCTGCATCATCTCGGGCGCCTCGGCACGGCGCTCGCTGCTCTTCACCGGCGTGCACCTGCACTCCTATGCGCGGCTCGAGGGTGCGGTGCTGCTGCCGCGCGTGGATGTCGGCCAGGGGGCGCGGCTGTCCAATGTCGTGGTGGACCGCAATGTCCGCATCCCGCCCGGCCTCGTCGTGGGCGAGGATCCGATCGAGGATGCGCGCCGCTTCCGCCGCACGGAGAAGGGCGTCTGCCTGATCACCCAG